A genomic region of bacterium contains the following coding sequences:
- the truA gene encoding tRNA pseudouridine(38-40) synthase TruA yields the protein MKCKIVLEYDGSKFSGWQFQPGERTVQGELESALLVIAKALAKKRGEIFEQKINVQGSGRTDSGVHALAQVASFTWPDFLSQDLLQFERSLDAITPREIAIKSLEQVADDFDARFAPHIKAYRYTYLLRNGSTGFYENRAWLVRNQLKIAKMCHAARLFTGKHDFRSFRALDCSSQTTERTILRSECFRLSAEELVYEVEGKGFLKHMVRTIAGALLAVGKGDLDEGDLQAMLDGAPRRQIIQTAPAHGLCMQWVKYGRDPHEK from the coding sequence ATGAAGTGTAAAATTGTGCTGGAATACGATGGTTCGAAGTTCTCTGGCTGGCAATTTCAGCCTGGGGAGCGCACCGTACAAGGTGAGCTAGAAAGTGCTCTACTTGTGATTGCTAAGGCTTTAGCGAAAAAACGCGGCGAGATTTTTGAGCAAAAAATCAATGTCCAAGGCAGCGGACGGACAGATTCCGGGGTTCATGCGCTGGCCCAGGTTGCAAGCTTTACCTGGCCCGATTTCTTGTCGCAAGATTTGCTGCAATTTGAACGATCGCTTGATGCGATTACGCCCAGAGAAATTGCAATCAAAAGCCTTGAGCAGGTAGCAGATGATTTTGATGCCCGCTTTGCTCCGCATATTAAAGCCTATCGTTACACTTATTTGCTACGTAATGGCTCAACTGGGTTTTACGAAAATCGTGCTTGGTTAGTGAGAAATCAGCTCAAGATTGCTAAAATGTGTCACGCGGCAAGATTGTTTACGGGCAAGCATGACTTTAGGTCTTTTCGTGCGCTTGATTGTTCATCGCAAACAACAGAACGCACAATTCTTCGTAGCGAATGTTTCCGCTTGAGCGCTGAGGAGCTAGTTTACGAAGTCGAAGGAAAAGGTTTCTTGAAGCATATGGTGCGGACCATTGCTGGCGCTTTGCTTGCAGTCGGCAAGGGCGACTTAGACGAAGGTGATTTACAGGCAATGCTTGACGGTGCACCGCGTCGCCAGATTATTCAAACTGCTCCTGCCCATGGACTCTGCATGCAGTGGGTGAAGTATGGGCGCGATCCGCATGAGAAATAG
- a CDS encoding YebC/PmpR family DNA-binding transcriptional regulator, translating to MSGHSKWSTIKRKKGAADAKRGKIFTKVIHEISVAVREGKSGDAASNPRLRLALDKAKACNLPGDTVDRAIKRALGGEGAEQKEEVTYEGYGPGGVAVLVETITENRNRTVGEVRHAFTKCGGALGEAGCVGWMFKKKGLIAVKKEAIEEEALLELVLGAGAEDVSDAGELWEVICEQQDFINVKTAIDAGKLSPELAEVTMIPATRVALEGKNAEQMERLIEMLDELDDVMNVSTNAE from the coding sequence ATGTCAGGTCATTCTAAGTGGAGCACAATTAAGCGTAAGAAGGGTGCTGCCGATGCAAAACGCGGCAAGATTTTCACTAAAGTCATTCATGAAATTTCTGTCGCAGTGCGCGAGGGGAAAAGTGGCGATGCGGCGAGTAACCCCCGGTTGCGACTGGCTTTAGATAAAGCCAAGGCTTGTAATCTCCCTGGCGACACAGTGGATCGTGCAATTAAGCGCGCCCTTGGTGGTGAGGGAGCAGAGCAAAAAGAAGAAGTAACCTATGAAGGTTATGGCCCGGGGGGTGTTGCTGTCTTGGTTGAGACGATTACCGAGAATCGCAATCGTACAGTCGGCGAAGTGCGCCATGCTTTTACAAAATGTGGTGGTGCGCTTGGTGAGGCAGGTTGTGTGGGTTGGATGTTTAAAAAGAAAGGATTAATTGCGGTTAAAAAAGAAGCGATCGAGGAAGAGGCCTTATTGGAACTTGTCTTAGGAGCAGGTGCTGAGGATGTCAGCGACGCAGGCGAGCTTTGGGAGGTGATCTGCGAACAGCAAGATTTTATTAATGTGAAAACGGCAATTGATGCCGGTAAACTTAGCCCTGAACTTGCTGAAGTGACGATGATTCCGGCCACGCGCGTTGCGTTAGAAGGTAAAAATGCAGAGCAGATGGAAAGATTGATAGAAATGCTTGATGAGTTGGACGATGTGATGAACGTTTCAACTAATGCCGAGTAG
- a CDS encoding HAMP domain-containing protein — translation MKSNEIPETKEQELNPIPITLLLGLIGLATYLLYVSRAGGDEPLGSGVGFFLLINVNIIALLILAFLIFRNVVKLILDRRRKILGSRLRSRLVSIFVLLTLIPAGIYFTFAKGTFESLMRSWFSPKVSKAVDDAFEVARLYYEQQENALSQAGKRISLEFETELVRDGTCGKSPAKRSLVEATLNKKIAQTFTQTEELSAGALLLDENGATILSSGLANSNQGLSEQNLALVKLGTAKTGPEGDLIRGYYPVLCPGESSPALILVLTVKLPQEVLSYLSTIVDGTDEYRELLLFKRPLYSSYFLTLSIFSLLVVFTAIWLGFYLAKSLVGPMRMLLEGTSAVARGNLDIILPEAGDDELSILTKSFNQMTSDLKNTTSELEERRRYMEAVLATVEVGVISVAVTGQVTTINHEAAEILECGGAERVIGEQESKVLPQVFVDKLRELRAEIAESHELVGVSALALPGKDRVKDLQVTLSVLVSEHDHNVVLGHVVLIDDVTELLSAQRLAAWREVARRIAHEVKNPLTPIQLSAERIKRKIAKSEIDTQTFSESADLIISQVETLRKLVNEFSQFARMPRLQRAAVDLNEIALEVVSLYKSAHGNIRFEMECSRLPIMQLDREQIKRALVNLFENACESIKERFAAVSSTGSGGAICLRTRLLEELSIVQVEIEDNGIGVDKAKVEQIFEPYVTTKKGGTGLGLSIVRTVVNDHNGFIRVRANPMEGATFIIELPVTEQGE, via the coding sequence ATGAAGTCAAATGAAATCCCAGAGACAAAAGAGCAGGAATTAAATCCAATTCCGATTACCTTATTGCTCGGGTTAATTGGACTTGCCACCTATCTTTTATACGTTTCTCGCGCTGGTGGGGATGAACCACTTGGGTCGGGCGTTGGTTTTTTCCTCTTAATCAACGTTAATATTATTGCTTTGCTGATTTTAGCGTTTTTGATTTTCAGAAACGTGGTTAAACTGATTTTAGACAGGCGCAGAAAAATTTTAGGCTCCCGCCTACGTTCGCGATTAGTCTCAATTTTTGTGCTGCTCACATTAATTCCCGCCGGAATTTATTTTACCTTTGCCAAAGGCACATTTGAATCGTTAATGCGCTCGTGGTTTTCGCCCAAAGTTTCGAAAGCCGTTGACGATGCTTTTGAGGTTGCACGGCTGTACTACGAACAACAGGAAAATGCGCTGAGTCAGGCAGGTAAGCGTATCAGTCTTGAATTTGAAACTGAACTTGTGCGCGACGGCACTTGTGGGAAATCACCTGCTAAGCGCAGCCTGGTTGAGGCAACGCTGAATAAAAAAATTGCTCAAACCTTCACTCAGACTGAGGAATTAAGCGCCGGGGCGCTGCTCCTTGATGAAAATGGCGCGACGATTTTATCAAGCGGCTTGGCAAATAGCAATCAGGGATTGTCTGAGCAGAATCTGGCTTTAGTGAAGCTAGGGACGGCTAAAACCGGACCCGAGGGCGATTTAATTCGTGGGTATTACCCTGTGCTTTGTCCCGGGGAAAGTTCGCCAGCTTTGATTTTAGTGCTCACCGTAAAGCTCCCACAGGAGGTCTTGTCCTATCTTTCAACGATCGTTGATGGCACTGACGAGTATCGGGAACTTTTACTGTTTAAGCGCCCGTTATATTCAAGCTATTTTTTAACTTTATCGATCTTTTCTCTACTTGTAGTTTTTACGGCGATTTGGCTGGGGTTTTATTTGGCAAAAAGTCTGGTCGGGCCGATGCGCATGTTGCTCGAGGGCACTTCAGCGGTTGCCCGCGGGAATCTAGATATTATCTTGCCTGAGGCTGGTGATGATGAGCTTTCGATCTTAACTAAATCATTTAACCAGATGACTTCTGATTTAAAGAATACAACTTCTGAGCTTGAAGAGCGCAGGCGTTACATGGAAGCGGTGCTGGCAACTGTCGAAGTTGGCGTGATCTCGGTTGCTGTTACAGGACAGGTCACGACAATTAATCATGAAGCTGCAGAAATTTTAGAATGTGGTGGGGCTGAACGCGTAATCGGTGAGCAAGAGTCAAAAGTGTTGCCTCAAGTTTTTGTCGATAAGCTAAGGGAATTGCGTGCTGAAATTGCCGAATCCCATGAACTAGTTGGAGTATCAGCCTTGGCGCTTCCTGGAAAGGACCGCGTTAAAGACTTGCAGGTTACGCTGAGTGTCCTCGTCAGTGAACATGATCACAATGTGGTACTTGGACATGTTGTTTTAATTGATGATGTAACTGAGCTTTTAAGTGCGCAGCGTCTTGCCGCCTGGCGTGAAGTAGCACGTCGCATTGCGCACGAAGTCAAAAATCCACTCACCCCGATTCAACTTAGCGCCGAGCGCATTAAGCGTAAAATTGCCAAATCTGAAATCGATACACAGACGTTTTCGGAGAGTGCTGATTTGATTATTTCTCAAGTTGAGACGTTGCGAAAACTAGTCAACGAGTTTTCACAATTTGCACGGATGCCGCGTCTGCAGCGGGCTGCCGTGGATTTAAATGAAATTGCGCTTGAAGTAGTGAGTTTATATAAGTCTGCACATGGCAATATTCGCTTCGAAATGGAGTGTAGCCGACTGCCCATTATGCAGCTTGACCGCGAGCAGATTAAGCGCGCCTTGGTGAACTTGTTTGAAAACGCCTGTGAAAGTATCAAGGAGAGATTTGCCGCCGTGTCTAGCACTGGGTCTGGTGGGGCGATTTGTTTACGCACGCGCTTGCTCGAAGAGTTATCAATTGTGCAAGTTGAGATTGAAGATAACGGCATTGGGGTTGATAAGGCGAAAGTCGAGCAAATTTTTGAGCCTTACGTGACAACAAAAAAGGGCGGTACGGGACTTGGGCTTTCGATTGTGCGCACAGTCGTAAATGATCATAATGGTTTTATTCGTGTGCGTGCTAATCCTATGGAAGGGGCGACTTTTATCATTGAATTGCCGGTAACGGAACAAGGCGAGTAG
- a CDS encoding TolC family protein, translating to MSILHKLYVITVIFILTTAGVTFAADQSLPPAKARKEPKQTFTESSPFTLDQIYRATLAQSESLKIDEAGIRFAEARYQEAVAAIYPKIHFILTERLRNDSSTNSSGNSDFGQGSNSGFSGTRKDRLQGALNITQPLFSGFRDFYLADAAQAEIESRKLLTMRAKELLFEEVAKLYYQIVLYQKDLVELDLTQAVLEKRIQEIEEFVKLGKEREGAKYSAQADIADNQTTKSQIKGLLQASKEMLVYLSGIRLEDLKLEANIPNLRPEPLNNYLELGINRLDILAASQNQAALAHQLKATEREKWPSLSLQGNYYPIESPDTDRSADLMLQLDVPVFESGRIDARIAQKQATLRSEQLRSEELKRKAESEIRIAYANYEALFQEHLRLNELVDAIEKDYTAQKADYSLGVVTNLEVLQSIRELQNAKRRLLRVRIDEQISKIKLQVAAGDVIPGSGGSNSTIQ from the coding sequence ATGAGCATTTTGCATAAGTTATACGTCATTACTGTGATCTTTATTTTAACAACTGCAGGAGTAACGTTTGCAGCCGATCAGTCCTTGCCACCTGCAAAAGCCAGGAAAGAGCCCAAGCAAACTTTCACAGAATCAAGCCCATTTACTCTCGACCAAATTTATCGAGCAACACTTGCACAAAGTGAATCCTTAAAAATTGACGAGGCCGGCATTCGTTTCGCTGAAGCGCGCTACCAAGAAGCAGTCGCTGCAATCTACCCCAAAATACATTTTATCCTCACTGAGCGCTTACGTAACGATAGCTCAACAAATTCCTCAGGCAATTCTGATTTTGGCCAAGGGTCAAATTCTGGATTTTCAGGCACGCGCAAAGACCGTTTACAAGGTGCGTTAAACATCACTCAACCACTCTTTTCCGGCTTTAGAGATTTTTATCTTGCCGATGCAGCACAGGCCGAAATCGAATCACGTAAACTGCTGACAATGCGTGCTAAAGAATTACTTTTCGAGGAAGTTGCCAAGCTCTACTACCAAATAGTCCTTTATCAAAAAGATCTAGTCGAGCTCGATCTAACCCAAGCAGTACTCGAAAAACGCATCCAGGAAATCGAAGAATTTGTTAAGCTTGGCAAAGAACGAGAAGGTGCCAAGTATTCGGCCCAAGCAGATATTGCCGACAATCAGACCACAAAAAGCCAAATTAAAGGCCTGCTGCAGGCTTCTAAGGAAATGCTCGTCTATCTCTCGGGAATTCGTCTTGAGGATCTCAAGCTGGAAGCTAATATTCCAAATCTAAGACCCGAGCCACTGAATAACTATCTTGAACTTGGGATCAATCGTCTCGACATTCTCGCTGCCAGTCAAAATCAAGCCGCGCTTGCCCATCAACTCAAGGCAACCGAACGTGAAAAATGGCCCAGCTTATCACTGCAAGGTAATTACTATCCAATTGAATCCCCCGACACGGACAGATCCGCAGATTTAATGCTGCAACTCGATGTCCCGGTATTTGAATCGGGCCGGATTGACGCGCGGATTGCGCAGAAGCAAGCAACTCTGCGCAGCGAGCAGTTAAGAAGCGAAGAGCTTAAGCGTAAAGCTGAAAGTGAGATTCGCATTGCCTACGCAAACTACGAGGCGCTATTTCAAGAACACCTGCGTTTAAATGAACTAGTAGATGCAATTGAGAAAGACTATACGGCACAGAAGGCCGACTACAGCCTTGGAGTTGTTACAAACCTAGAAGTGCTGCAATCAATCCGTGAACTGCAAAACGCCAAACGAAGACTACTGCGCGTTAGAATCGACGAACAAATTAGTAAAATTAAACTTCAAGTTGCTGCCGGGGATGTTATTCCAGGAAGCGGTGGAAGCAACTCTACAATTCAGTAA
- a CDS encoding PBP1A family penicillin-binding protein, translating into MARKRRKRSRKKRMLRGFLALSAMIMLCLWGSSVFMRRLVIYKIHERNLEESSLILSRAFPLHLDQQVNAVKLFDRLARLQYSKVDLNTLELQPGQYQETPDGIRIHLRSFISADTGNVPSKLIDIAINAGSIQTLYDRKAQRNLSQVSLEPEQLSILGSEGSRINSQLTLSSYPKSLIRAILSIEDERFYYHFGIDPIGITRAIFTNIRRGAFVQGGSTLTQQLAKNLFFNSWPGVLRKPFEAISAVLIELGFSKDQILEFYLNEVFLGQEGNTAIHGFQQASRYFFNKQAPELSLAEAALLAGLVKGPTRYSPRRHLERAVQRRNLVLQKMLELEKISKSEYDQSVRQKTVIAKNTNFASPAPYFLDYLKKSVRDYLGDILNTKNPLKIYTGLDREYQNCAEQALSSTLIQLEKAYPHLGKHKLPAQAALVSVVPQTGEIRAWVGGRDYAKNQFDHVNLASRQPGSTFKPFVYLTALDRKLNQYRVARTTSLLSDEPTTINIPGSGPWSPANYDHKYRGDVTLRFALMHSLNLPTIYLAQKIGIDAIAQTAAAFGFGTNLPRVPALALGAGEISPLRLIHAYAALANGGTAVTLRPVLAVADGEQLSHRAAISETQLASPAAVYVLTTILQDAVNSGTGDVIRSMGYQGDAAGKTGTTNDLRDAWFAGFTPNLATVVWLGFDDNTPLRLTGAKAAAPIWASYMLCVKGLEPEGRFIPPPGVTFKEVDSQSGMLATEDCEQESVVTEVFVEGTEPVTECRLHGGRGGRDYEGDDHGDFGSNQALHRRSWLDRLLGN; encoded by the coding sequence ATGGCAAGGAAGAGGCGCAAACGTTCGCGTAAAAAACGCATGCTTCGAGGGTTTTTGGCCCTCTCTGCCATGATTATGCTCTGTCTCTGGGGCAGCTCGGTTTTTATGCGTCGTCTGGTGATTTATAAAATCCACGAACGCAATCTGGAAGAGTCTTCCTTAATCTTAAGTCGTGCATTCCCGCTTCACCTCGATCAACAGGTCAATGCGGTTAAACTCTTCGATCGTCTAGCACGCCTACAGTATTCAAAAGTCGACTTAAATACACTCGAGCTTCAACCTGGACAATATCAGGAGACCCCAGACGGAATCCGTATTCATTTACGTTCATTCATTTCAGCCGATACTGGAAATGTCCCCAGCAAACTAATTGATATCGCAATTAACGCTGGCAGTATTCAGACCCTGTATGACCGCAAAGCCCAACGCAATCTCTCTCAGGTCAGTCTGGAACCGGAGCAATTAAGCATCCTTGGCTCTGAGGGAAGTCGCATCAACTCGCAATTAACTCTAAGTTCTTATCCCAAGAGTTTAATCCGTGCGATTTTAAGCATTGAAGATGAGCGTTTCTATTACCATTTTGGCATCGACCCAATAGGCATTACTCGGGCGATTTTTACCAATATCCGTCGCGGCGCCTTTGTCCAAGGAGGTTCGACTTTAACTCAGCAGTTAGCAAAAAACTTATTTTTTAACTCCTGGCCAGGAGTTCTACGTAAGCCTTTTGAGGCAATTTCTGCCGTGCTGATTGAGCTTGGATTTAGCAAAGATCAGATTCTTGAATTTTACTTAAACGAGGTTTTCCTAGGTCAAGAAGGCAACACTGCAATTCATGGCTTCCAGCAAGCAAGCCGTTACTTTTTCAACAAGCAAGCACCGGAATTAAGCTTGGCAGAAGCAGCACTCTTGGCTGGCCTGGTTAAAGGCCCAACGCGCTATTCCCCGCGCCGTCACCTTGAGCGCGCCGTGCAGCGCCGCAATCTTGTACTACAAAAAATGCTCGAATTAGAAAAAATTTCAAAATCCGAATACGACCAAAGCGTGCGCCAGAAAACCGTGATTGCGAAAAACACCAATTTCGCCTCACCGGCCCCATATTTTCTGGATTATCTCAAAAAATCAGTGCGTGACTATTTAGGCGATATTTTAAACACAAAAAATCCGTTGAAGATCTACACCGGGCTTGACCGTGAATATCAAAACTGTGCCGAGCAAGCGTTGAGTAGTACTTTAATCCAACTTGAGAAAGCCTATCCACATCTAGGCAAACACAAACTTCCGGCGCAGGCGGCACTTGTTTCGGTTGTGCCCCAAACTGGCGAAATCCGTGCCTGGGTCGGTGGACGAGACTACGCAAAAAATCAGTTCGATCACGTCAATTTAGCATCACGTCAGCCGGGATCGACTTTTAAACCCTTTGTTTACTTAACGGCACTTGACCGCAAGCTAAATCAATACCGCGTTGCGCGCACGACTAGTCTCCTGAGTGACGAACCGACTACAATTAACATTCCCGGATCAGGCCCTTGGTCTCCTGCAAACTATGACCATAAGTACCGAGGCGACGTAACGCTACGGTTTGCTTTAATGCATTCTTTAAATTTACCAACAATTTATTTGGCGCAGAAAATCGGCATTGATGCTATTGCGCAGACTGCCGCTGCCTTTGGTTTTGGTACAAATCTCCCACGCGTGCCAGCGCTGGCGCTTGGTGCTGGAGAAATTAGCCCGCTCAGACTGATTCATGCCTATGCAGCCCTAGCAAATGGTGGTACAGCAGTGACACTTAGACCAGTATTAGCTGTTGCAGATGGCGAGCAACTCTCTCACCGAGCTGCAATTTCTGAAACGCAGTTGGCGTCACCTGCAGCTGTATATGTGCTCACGACGATTCTTCAAGATGCTGTAAATTCAGGGACAGGAGACGTAATCCGCAGCATGGGCTACCAAGGTGACGCGGCAGGAAAAACTGGAACGACAAATGATTTGCGTGATGCTTGGTTCGCTGGCTTTACTCCAAATTTAGCGACCGTAGTCTGGCTGGGTTTTGACGATAACACGCCACTGCGACTTACCGGAGCAAAAGCAGCTGCGCCAATTTGGGCCTCATATATGCTCTGCGTGAAAGGCCTTGAACCGGAGGGCAGATTTATTCCACCACCAGGAGTGACTTTTAAGGAGGTTGATAGTCAAAGTGGAATGCTTGCAACCGAAGATTGCGAGCAAGAAAGTGTCGTCACAGAGGTTTTCGTTGAAGGCACAGAACCGGTTACTGAGTGTCGCCTGCATGGTGGACGGGGTGGCAGAGATTACGAAGGTGACGATCACGGCGACTTTGGTTCAAATCAAGCTCTGCATCGACGTAGTTGGCTTGACCGATTGTTGGGGAATTAG
- the ruvA gene encoding Holliday junction branch migration protein RuvA: MIASLSGNISMRTQDRVILAVQGVGYEVQIGSRLLEVLGPVGSKAELIVYTDVKENAITLYGFQNHSEREMFLMLKRVQGIGSKIALGITSVLTPAELLGAIAREDLRALTNIPGIGKKTAERIIIELRELVRSMAQGNLSNLDGFEPAATPGLKIVRSQTPASSRSDAVMALEKLGFSLDRAERAVNSALSALSAEKHSDAGEVLKEALLHLG; encoded by the coding sequence ATGATTGCTAGTTTGTCGGGAAATATCTCAATGCGCACGCAAGACCGGGTAATTCTCGCGGTGCAGGGCGTTGGCTACGAGGTGCAAATTGGCTCACGTTTACTCGAGGTGCTAGGTCCAGTTGGTTCGAAGGCTGAACTGATTGTTTATACAGATGTAAAAGAAAACGCGATTACGCTTTATGGATTTCAAAATCATAGCGAACGCGAAATGTTTTTAATGCTTAAGCGTGTACAGGGTATTGGCTCAAAAATCGCCCTAGGAATTACTTCGGTCTTAACGCCGGCAGAGCTACTTGGTGCGATTGCGCGTGAGGATCTACGTGCTTTGACCAATATTCCAGGCATCGGCAAGAAAACGGCTGAACGAATTATTATTGAGCTCCGTGAATTAGTACGTTCCATGGCACAGGGTAATTTAAGCAACCTCGATGGTTTTGAACCGGCAGCTACCCCAGGCTTAAAAATCGTTCGCTCGCAAACTCCGGCAAGTAGTCGATCGGATGCGGTAATGGCGCTCGAAAAGCTTGGTTTTAGTCTGGACCGTGCTGAGCGTGCTGTGAATAGTGCCCTTTCGGCTTTATCTGCCGAGAAGCATTCCGATGCCGGTGAAGTTTTAAAGGAAGCACTACTCCATTTGGGGTAA
- the ruvB gene encoding Holliday junction branch migration DNA helicase RuvB, with the protein MSDEVVVPSPADDQSFYGQEGFAFRSYVDPVVNENLDTFQNNLRPRQIDEYIGQSKVRENIQIAISAARRRSDALDHVLLYGPPGLGKTSLAQVIARELGVGFKATSGPVLERPGDLAAILSGLSEKDVLFIDEIHRLNRVVEEILYPAMEDSAIDIIVGQGPAARSVRLSLKPFTLIGATTRIGLLTSPLRNRFGIVERLDFYQPEELAQIVKRSATILGVKIEDGGAEELAQRSRGTPRLVNRLLKRARDFAEEYSDGTISRKVAVQALALLEVDALGLDKMDRLLLETVIDKFYGGPVGVETIAAAMSEDRGTIEDVYEPYLLQQGFIIRTPRGREVTERAYEHLGRKKVASSSPLPLFEK; encoded by the coding sequence ATGTCAGATGAAGTAGTAGTTCCATCGCCGGCAGACGATCAAAGCTTTTATGGCCAGGAGGGTTTTGCCTTTAGATCTTACGTCGACCCGGTGGTAAACGAGAACCTCGATACTTTTCAGAACAATCTACGCCCAAGGCAGATCGATGAGTATATCGGACAAAGTAAGGTCCGAGAGAATATTCAAATCGCAATTTCTGCTGCCCGTCGCAGGAGTGATGCTCTGGATCACGTGCTCCTTTATGGGCCCCCTGGTCTAGGAAAAACTTCTCTTGCTCAAGTAATTGCACGGGAGCTTGGAGTAGGGTTTAAGGCTACTTCTGGTCCTGTGTTGGAACGGCCTGGTGATTTAGCTGCGATTCTCTCGGGGCTTAGTGAAAAGGATGTGCTTTTTATCGATGAAATTCATCGCTTAAACCGAGTTGTTGAGGAAATTCTCTATCCAGCCATGGAAGACTCGGCGATTGATATTATCGTCGGCCAAGGCCCTGCAGCACGATCGGTCCGCTTGAGTTTAAAACCTTTTACTTTGATTGGCGCGACAACCCGCATTGGGCTTCTCACATCACCACTTAGAAATCGCTTTGGCATTGTGGAAAGACTTGATTTTTATCAGCCTGAAGAACTCGCACAAATTGTTAAGCGCTCGGCGACAATTCTTGGTGTGAAGATCGAAGACGGTGGGGCCGAAGAGTTAGCACAGCGTTCGCGTGGAACTCCACGCCTTGTTAACCGCCTATTAAAACGTGCCCGTGACTTTGCAGAAGAATATTCGGATGGGACAATCTCGCGTAAGGTGGCTGTGCAAGCACTGGCCTTGCTTGAGGTTGACGCCTTAGGGCTTGATAAAATGGACCGGCTCTTGCTTGAAACAGTAATTGACAAATTTTACGGTGGCCCTGTTGGCGTAGAAACAATTGCAGCAGCGATGAGTGAAGACCGCGGCACAATTGAAGATGTTTACGAACCTTATCTCTTGCAGCAGGGTTTTATTATCCGCACACCGCGTGGTCGCGAAGTTACAGAGCGCGCCTATGAGCATCTCGGGCGTAAGAAAGTTGCTAGTTCTAGCCCACTGCCACTTTTTGAGAAGTAA
- a CDS encoding aspartate-semialdehyde dehydrogenase, with product MERKEYKVAVVGATGAVGREMVSILQERDFPVAELRLLASPKSLGEGVEFKGKDIPVQTIGYDTFDGIEIVLLAAGSTVSKEVAPKACERGALVIDNSSAFRRMPEIPLTVPEVNEKTLHELCAKRKGAKGLLVANPNCSTIQLVVALNPLKQAYGLNRVIVSSYQSVSGAGQKGIRELSEQSRSLFSMQEMGAPEIFPAPIAFNCIPQIGSFDQTGYSEEEDKIMFETKKILEDQTLAVAATAVRVPVFHTHSESVYVELKKDVPLAEIIEMLRKAQGIVLDESQYPMPRDVAGADAVYVGRVRKDPSNPLGVHFWVVADNLRKGAALNAVQIAESALKYL from the coding sequence ATGGAACGTAAAGAATATAAAGTCGCAGTCGTCGGTGCCACTGGCGCAGTCGGCCGAGAAATGGTTTCGATTTTACAAGAACGCGATTTCCCTGTCGCAGAATTACGATTATTAGCAAGTCCAAAGTCACTCGGAGAGGGCGTCGAATTTAAAGGCAAAGATATCCCGGTGCAAACAATCGGCTATGATACTTTCGATGGCATCGAGATTGTGCTCTTAGCCGCAGGCAGTACGGTCAGTAAAGAGGTTGCTCCAAAAGCGTGTGAACGTGGCGCCTTGGTGATTGATAACTCCAGCGCTTTTCGGCGCATGCCAGAAATTCCACTCACTGTGCCTGAAGTTAATGAAAAGACGTTGCATGAGCTTTGCGCTAAGCGTAAAGGCGCAAAAGGACTACTTGTTGCTAATCCAAATTGTTCAACGATTCAATTGGTTGTTGCACTAAATCCGCTCAAGCAAGCCTATGGTCTTAATCGCGTCATCGTTTCGAGCTATCAATCCGTGTCTGGTGCAGGCCAAAAGGGCATTCGCGAATTAAGCGAACAATCCAGAAGCCTTTTTTCTATGCAAGAAATGGGCGCCCCGGAAATTTTCCCTGCGCCAATCGCATTTAATTGCATTCCGCAAATTGGATCTTTCGATCAAACAGGCTACTCGGAAGAAGAAGATAAAATCATGTTTGAAACAAAAAAAATCCTCGAAGATCAAACATTAGCCGTTGCGGCGACAGCAGTACGCGTGCCTGTATTTCATACGCACTCGGAGTCTGTTTACGTTGAGTTAAAGAAAGACGTGCCGCTGGCAGAGATTATCGAAATGCTGCGTAAGGCCCAAGGAATTGTTCTTGACGAGAGTCAATATCCAATGCCGCGTGATGTTGCGGGAGCGGATGCCGTCTACGTAGGCCGTGTGCGTAAAGACCCGTCGAATCCACTTGGCGTGCATTTTTGGGTTGTTGCTGATAATTTACGTAAAGGTGCGGCACTGAATGCCGTGCAAATCGCAGAAAGCGCTCTTAAATATTTGTAA